A segment of the Zingiber officinale cultivar Zhangliang chromosome 8B, Zo_v1.1, whole genome shotgun sequence genome:
GTTTAAATTGAGATGCTAAACAAGCAACACTTCATTGctatggtaaaaaaaaaaaccatcaAAGAGTGCTTACAGGTACCACAATTTTACGGGCCAACAAAAGAATGAAACAAAGCACCACGATTTGTTTCCCAGATCTTAGCAGTTACAGGTActtacataaaaaataaatcttgcatattcatgcaaagaaaacaaaaactaTAGAATAAATGGCGAGGATTCAGTTTGGAAGTGCACCAAAGCGCTGAGGAAAGCCAATCTTTGTGCAACATATGGTTTTCCAACAATGAGGGTTACATTTTGTATTTTTAACATCAAATCATTAGATTGTTGTATCTGGTAGGAGTTTAATCAACAAACTCTACATCTAATCTGGAACTCAACATTGAAGGAAAGCTGACGAATTGCAAAAAACATGTACCAACAGTTGAAATCAGCGCGGTAGAGCTTGGGCTGTCGCTGGTCGCCGGGCAGGAGGTCGCCGGGGCAGGGCTGGACCTCAGAGGAGTCAGGGAACTGTAATAGGTCGTCGGGGCAGGGCTGGACCTCACTGGCGTCAGGGACGCGAGGGGTTAGGGTTGGGAAATATGTGGGCGTAAGGATTTTCCGCCGTCGGGGGACGCTGTGGGTGAGAGAGGCTTCCGTCGCCGGTGTGCCGTCGGGGACGCTGTGGGTGAGAGAGGCTTCCGTCGCCGGCGTCGGGGGCTGGTAAAGTGGCGACCGTCGCGGACGCGGGGAGGAGGATGGGCTAGGGCTCGCTGCGTCAGGGATTTTTCGCGTGAGTTGGGTTTCAGCGTGGGATTTTTCGCGTGAGTTGGGTTTCAGCGTGCACGTGACTTGCACGTGATCACTTTTTATATGGAATTTGTGGTGCAGGGATGGTGCAGGGATGTGTGGTGCAGAGGATCCGAACTGGAGATTAAGTAATTTTGGGTGGATTATATGCTGGGCGAACAGattgtttttaaattttggtTGATTTAGATATTGATTTCTGAATCTTAGCATACAACAGTATTGTTTGTTGACAGACTCTATCGATTAAGTAATTCAATATTTGATTAAGTCGTGTATTGATTCAAGCACataattttttacaaaatattttttattttttaaatgagtaTGTGGCCCGTGGGTTGGCCCGcctaacccgcaacccgccttaatTTGGGTtgggttgagaatttttcaatccGTTGGAATTGAGGCCCGGCCCGGCCCGCTCCGCCATATGACTGACCCGCCATGGGCTGGCTCGCCCCGCCATGGATTGGCCCGTCTGACACCTCTAATTATGATCAGTGGATCATCCTCTAGTCCGTAAATTGAGAACCAAACAAAATATCTCGTCTGCTCAAGCTCCCGCCGTCGACATCAGTACCTCTGGCGAATGGTTGATTCATAACTGATTGTTTAACCAATTGgggtaaagtagagaaaaatccccaatcataacttgaattttgcatgcaatccccactcataaaaaaatttgtttccactccctgcatgtaaagttttgtttgtttcaactccctcatgcaaatattatgACCTAATTATCCCTcgaattttttaggtacaaaaggtccaaaaatgagcataattcctcttaaattcagcattttacattagaatcgagtatattttctattaaattaagcatattttttttcctgttttaatataattcctcataAATTTAGCACAATGTaacaagaaaatctagtatattttctatgcaattaagtatcatttaaagaaaatctagtatattttctatccaattgactatcatttaaagaaaatctaatatattcgagtatattttctattaaaattgtccttcatattttttaggtataaatagtctaaaaatgagtataattcctattaaattcagcattttaaactagaatcgagtatattttctattaaattgagtacaacGTTTtccctatttaatataattccttctaaattcagtacgatttgaaaaaaaatctagtatatttttcatcaaattgagtatcatttaaaaaaaatctagtatattttctatccaattgaggtggaaaaagaatcgtactcaatttgatagaaaatatactagattctagtttaatgtactgaatttaagaggatttatactcatttttagactttttatacttaaaatatcaggggcaattagataagtatattagactagggagtgaaaacaaagTTGTTTTCCAATGATGAGTACATGTAAAATTGTGTTTGTTAATGGGGACTACATGCAAATTTACCCAACTAAAATTTGATGTCTTTAATATTGTGAGATGCAACGTATTTACATTGGATTATAGATAGTTTGAAATATACGAAATGTgatttaattttagataattaatttattaattttgtgatattcAAGAATGTAAATAGTTTGAGATATTTTATTAGTTAATTTTGTAAATACAGAGGGAAATTAATTTTATGaaaataagagagatatttttaattttttaataatttatcgaACGATTGATAGCCATCAATCCAACTTAGCAATTGTGTTGGAACCCGAACTTCCAATGATTGAAAGCAGTTCAACAAAAATTGAAACttcagttatttttttttttccaatttattcgATGTTTTATTTGATTTGTTCAATTTCTGTAGAAAATTTAATCTGTTTGATTAGGTAAAATATTTAGTTTGATTTAAAGTTCAATTATTAACTGATCGTTCACCCTTACCCGTTACCTTGAATTGAAAGTAGTTctaacaaaaattaatttaatcttgattgatttaattgatattttattaatttcatttgtTTGATCTTTATATAAAAGTTCAATCCTAAATTTAGTTAAATAACTTTATGAAAACAGtggagatattttgatttttttataaataatttattactagGAATCATTAGCCATCGATTTAATTAATCAGTTGCATTGGAACTTGAAAGTCGTCCAACAAATACTGAAAGTTTGATTATTTCCATTTTTAactgatttaaatattttattattttagtttCTTCAGTCAATTCATTCAGTTTCACAACTTTTCCATATTGATTGCCATCACATATTGCCAcgcatataacataatttagtcaaataattttatgaaaataggggagatatttttttttgataattatcGAACCCAATCACTGGCCAATAGCCATCCCTGGTAACTGACCAGCTGCGTTGGAACTTCAAACGATTGAAAGTCATTCAACATAAATTAAAAGGTTTGTTATTTTGGTTTTTGAcgatttaattgatattttatggttcaatttatttaaattttatacaaAAGTTTGGCCAGTTTAAGTGTTCGATTTTGATTTAAATGATTTGATATCAGTTAACGTGCCAAGCAGATCACATAAATTTAGTCAAATAATCCCTGAATAGTcttgttttcaaaaataaattatcaaaatcaaaaaagaactatcaatatttttaaaagacCAGGTTAAAAGGAGTATTTCAGATATATAATTACCagtattttaatactttttaaaTAAACAGCACCTTTTAACGATATGAATAATAATGTGGTAAAAGTCGAGCACAAAATTgttgttttttctttttactccttcaattattttttataaaaaatatttttatgaatcaAACAAACACTAACTCCTAACTTTCAATTTAGCTAGCAAGACGAAGTAAACAGAATTTAGAGTTTACGTGTTGAATATCATCTCCTCCCAACCTGTTTCACTTGCAAATCACAATTCACAAGTTCACATCCCAAGCTCCCTTGGCCGCACGAGTCGATGATGATCTCGACAAAGACAAACTAAATTGTCTTTGAAAAATATATGTTCAAAGTGAAGCAAGAGCTCTCCAACAAAACACAACCTTCAGCACAAAGCCACGAACAAAGAACTATGAGATGCTAACACAGTTTAAGTTACTGCAAAGGAGTAGACCATATAGATATATTCTGGCTAACAGTAGTAGTGACTTTAGTAGTACAACAAAGACCAACCCAACTAATAGCTTATGCCTTAACATCAACTCTAACAGGCTACTAAACTCGACCCTCCCAACTTTTCCAGCATACCGAAGAAACTCATGCCAACCTTTGCTTCTTTTTCTTTGCGAGATTTTCAAAGACACCTTTTATATCATCAGATGTCACAGGTTTAGATGAATCAAAAGATTCCTGCAAGGCACAGTGGAACACAGAACTCAGTTAAGGCAAAAGATAGATTCATGAAGTCGAAGAGAAAATCATTGACTAATGCCTCATTTGATCAGTGGAAATATAGAATAGAAAGTAATAGCACAAAGATATGCTTTTTAGTTGCTTGACATGAAACGACAAAGGATAACACAGACAGAACTTATCAACTTTTGAATGATAAGCAGATGCGGCATAAGTAGATCTCTATACTTCAAACAATTAGGAAGATAGGGTTAAAAAGGGATGATTGTGAATCGTGAGAAGATGGTTATGATTAGTTGTTTAAAGAGGCATAATCCTTACCAGAAAGGAATGCAACTCATTCTTCATGTCAGCTATCCCGCTGAAGATTTCTATTTTCTGGACATGATTCAGAGTGTTGAGAAAGTTCAATTCAGCTCCTTCCTGTTGCTTCAACTTTTCCTCCCTCTTTGACTTAGCCATCTTTTCATATTCCTCAATCGTGTCCTCCTTATCGGTTAAAAATTCTACTCCTTTATGGGTATAAAATTCACTACAAGTTCTACATTTGCAAAGAAGTTCTCTCCATTTTTTAAGGAGAAACATGGGTCCTATTTTCTCCGAGGAAACGGATAACACATTGATGTCCACTCCAATAGTGCATGTAGCACTTGAACCTTGATCCTCAAGACACACTTTATTATTGTCTGAGGTTGCATTTATTACTGTACCATTTTCGCAAGTAGAATCATTCCCGGAAGAACTTTCATGAATCACAGACTGAGAAATATGACTGCCAATCGCCTTGTCACTACAATTGGTCGAGGAGCCATTCTCGACCATATTCTCAGTGCCACTCTGAACTGAAGGCACATTCTTTTGCTTTGGCAAGGCCCAAATAGAAGAAGGATAAAGTTTCAGGAAAGAAAAAATGGAAGCACACTTTTCACAGACGAAGTCATCATAGACAGGTTCACCATCCTCATCTCTTGGaatctgaaa
Coding sequences within it:
- the LOC122016053 gene encoding putative E3 ubiquitin-protein ligase UBR7 isoform X2; translated protein: MKRQAIFSCLTCVPSGNAGVCTACSLSCHDGHEVVELWTKRKFRCDCGNSKFGEFSCKLHPDKEPENTGNSYNQNFRGCYCTCGRPYPDPDAKEQIEMIQCCICEDWFHENHLGLNSLDKIPRDEDGEPVYDDFVCEKCASIFSFLKLYPSSIWALPKQKNVPSVQSGTENMVENGSSTNCSDKAIGSHISQSVIHESSSGNDSTCENGTVINATSDNNKVCLEDQGSSATCTIGVDINVLSVSSEKIGPMFLLKKWRELLCKCRTCSEFYTHKGVEFLTDKEDTIEEYEKMAKSKREEKLKQQEGAELNFLNTLNHVQKIEIFSGIADMKNELHSFLESFDSSKPVTSDDIKGVFENLAKKKKQRLA
- the LOC122016053 gene encoding putative E3 ubiquitin-protein ligase UBR7 isoform X1, coding for MADASEDETEQTVTIGEYIEELEAEELEADLVLGGDEGKECTYPGGYMKRQAIFSCLTCVPSGNAGVCTACSLSCHDGHEVVELWTKRKFRCDCGNSKFGEFSCKLHPDKEPENTGNSYNQNFRGCYCTCGRPYPDPDAKEQIEMIQCCICEDWFHENHLGLNSLDKIPRDEDGEPVYDDFVCEKCASIFSFLKLYPSSIWALPKQKNVPSVQSGTENMVENGSSTNCSDKAIGSHISQSVIHESSSGNDSTCENGTVINATSDNNKVCLEDQGSSATCTIGVDINVLSVSSEKIGPMFLLKKWRELLCKCRTCSEFYTHKGVEFLTDKEDTIEEYEKMAKSKREEKLKQQEGAELNFLNTLNHVQKIEIFSGIADMKNELHSFLESFDSSKPVTSDDIKGVFENLAKKKKQRLA